The DNA sequence TCGGAAGTAACGGTATATTCAGGTTCACCCACCATCCAACAATCAAACCATCAACCATCAACAATCAACCATATGACCCACCTCAAAGAAGGCGACAAAGCCCCTGATTTCACCAGCACCCTTTCTAATGGCGAAAGTATTTCGCTCAGCGATTACGCAGGCAAAAAGCTGGTCCTTTATTTTTACCCTAAAGATGATACGCCCGGCTGTACGGCCGAAGCTTGCAGCTTGCGAGACAGCTACAGTGAACTACGCAGCCAAGGGTACGAAATTCTTGGCGTAAGCCCTGATCCGGTAGCCAAGCACCAAAAATTCATCAATAAATACGACCTGCCTTTCGACTTGTTGGCCGACGAAGACAAAAGCGTCATGAATGCCTACGGCGTGTGGGGCCCTAAGAAATTTATGGGTAAAAAATACGACGGCGTACACCGTATTACCTTCGTGATTGGGGAAGATGGAACCATCGCCAAGGTCATCACCAAGGTAAAAACCAAAGACCACGCTGCTCAGATTTTGGATGAGATGGCTGGGGTTTAAGGGTATTTGGTACTTGGTACGGGGTACTTGGTAGGGTGTCCAATCTGTCAGGTGACAGCCGTAACGGTTTTCTGTGCTTTCTTGGCAAGCTAAGCTGAATGCTTCTTGTAGTCCTCAGACAATCCCGACATTTTTGGTCGGGATTGTCTGGAGACTAACATGAGCGGTTGTTTTTTAAAAAAAACGTCACGCCTATTTACCCTCAGATTTGACACCCTACCCTGCGGCGCTACCCAAATGGCGCGGAGCGCCCGTATCCAGCAAGCATTAGCTAAACCCAACCTTCCAAATCCTCCGGCCTGATCAATATGGGGCGGATGCTATCATCTACGAGTCCTCCTTGTTTTACCAAAGTCGTAAACGTTTCATCCATACCGCAATAAGCGTAGTAAAAGAGGAGTGTCTGCTCGAAGCGGGAGAAAAGAGATTGCAGGGTAGCAAGGAAAAACGATTGCTCTACCTCATTGGCCAGGGCGTAACGAAGCAGGTGCTTGATGTTCTTGAAATACACCTCCAGGATACCTATTTCATTACCAAACCACTCCTTGAAATGGTTTTTAATGATGGAGGTGCCTTCTTCGCCAGCTAAGTCTTCCCGGTTACGAAATTGCCGCCGATGGTTCTGGTAGAATTTAAAAATAGCTTCCCGGCTTTCAAAAATTTCTTGCTCGTTGGTCCCCGTAATTTCCACGAAAGTGATGGCTCGCAGGTTCAGGTAATGAATATCGAGGAGCTTGAAAAAGTTTGCCCTTCGTGTGGGCAGGTCATTGATATTATACGATTGTGCGACCTCTTGCTTCTCCAGATCTGATTCTTCGAGCTGGTCAATAATACTCAGTAGGTGGTTGCGTAGTTGATTCAGACCTAAGGTTATCTGATCATAAGGTAAGGTGTTGATCGTGGCAAGATACATCAAGTCATTGTATTTGCTTTTCAACAAAATAAACTGGTTATAGAGCTCCGAATCCGTTTGCAAGACTTCATCCACAGCTTCCACGCCAAAGTTGAGGCCTTTGGCCACGCGGCCCTTTAATTCCTTTTTGATCGTGGTAATATCCATTATTCAGGTGTTTTTTTTTAATCTTTCCGAGATCATTCGTCTTCGGTATCTCTATACCCTCTACCAAAAGTGGCGATCCCATCGCCATGCTTCTCTCTACGACCTAAGCCCAGCTCACTCCTCTTTCAGCACTTCCTCCAACCAGGAAAAATCCGGGGTATGTTTTCGCTTTCGCTTCAACTCGTAATCGTAGACCGCTCTTCCCAGTTCACCAAAGAAAGGAAGCCCTTTCTCCTGGTATTCGTATACGCCATCATTGTAGGTTTGGTTGTCGTTGACGTGGATGGTGCCTACCAGGAAAAACTCTACGCCGGCCTCCATGTCCACGATGTAGGCGGCGTCGGTCAGGTAACCGTAGGCCCAGCCGACTTTGTTGAGGATACGCACATTTTTGGGAATCTGGGCGGTAGAATCCTGGTCGCCGTAGATCCAGAATTTCACGTAATGGTCTTCGTGATCGTAGGTGGGGGAGTCGCTCTCCCGTGGAAACTGGGCCATTGCCCGGTATACCCACGCGTAATCATCGGCTGTAAGGTTAAACCGTTCTCGCTCGCTGACTGCCTGCGGGAAAATGACCGCCTTGAGCATGTCGTGTAAATCCTGGATCGCAACGTAATTTTTATAACTAAAATCAAAAGGCTCCTTGATGATTTCGCCCTCATTGTCCATGTACGCTACGCCGCGCTGCTGGCGTGTGAGGCCCAAATCATCGTAGTAGCTGCTGTACACTTCTCCTTGCTGGTACAAAGGACCTTGGTCGTTGATGAACTGTACCGGATTCGTGTAGCGGTTCCCCAAGGTATCGTAGCCACTCACGGAAAGTCGGTGGATAATGCGGGTAGCTGTAAAGCCTTTGGCCCGCAATTTTTCATTGAAATAACCTTGCCCTAAAAACTCGTACAGGCGATTGTAGGCATCGTTGTCGCTGACCAGAAAAATCTTGCGTACATACTGGGCCACCGAAGGCAAACCACTGACCGCCGTAGCATCGGCCAAGGCAGCCGTCTGCGGAGGGGTTCCTGCAAAGGTCTGCATCACTGCGTGCTTATCGAGGCCTACCACCCCCAGCTCATTCAGCTTCTCCAGGGCCAGCAAGGCCGCCGGCATTTTCACCGTACTCGCCGGATAAAAATACTGCCCGGGATCGACGCCGTAGCGGTGGCTGGTAAAGGAAGGTTCTCCAGCGGCGTTGCGATCAACCTGGGTGTAGATGACCTGTATTTCGTACTTGCCGGGGTCTTGCACCCAATCGCCGAACGTATGCTTTTCCGAAGCAATCAGCTTTTCCAGCACATTGCGTTGTGCGGGTAATACTGAGGCCAAGCCAAATAAAAACAAGAGGAGGAGACTGATATTTCGCATAGTTTTTCAGCAGATGGTTTGTTTTCAAAGATAGGGAAGAAGGGTGGGATTTTGGTGAAAGTAGGTAGAAGGAGGCGATTTCAATCCTTTTTCTATTGGATGCTGGTTTGGAAGGCCGATCGCAATATTTCTAAGCAATTTCCCCATTATGTTTCAATCCTTATTCTACTGGATACCGCGATGGAAGGCTACCGCCCCCCCTTCCCAGTCGGATGATTGCGAAAGTTTCAATCCTTATTCTACTGGATACTGCGCTGGAAGCTTGATAGCATCATCAGCATCAAATTCTTCCTTGATGTTTCAATCCTTATTCTACTGGATACCGCGCTGGAAGATGAGAAAACTAAACACATCCCATGCAGCAATTATGTTTCAATCCTTATTCTACTGGATACCGCGCTGGAAGATAGATTGACTACAATTATAGGATTTAAGGACTTAACGTTTCAATCCTTATTCTACTGGATACCGCGCTGGAAGCCATTTTAGAAATATCATATTTTTTATTCCACTTCTGTTTCAATCCTTATTCTACTGGATACCGCGCTGGAAGGGGCGTAATGTTCCGGCCTTTTTCGTCCCCAAATGTGTTTCAATCCTTATTCTACTGGATACCGCGCTGGAAGGCTACGAAACATTTATCCAACTCAACATCAACGAGAGTTTCAATCCTTATTCTACTGGATACCGCGCTGGAAGACGATTATGATTTACGTGGTGGTCGGTTAGTTTGGGAGTTTCAATCCTTATTCTACTGGATACCGCGCTGGAAGACCGGGAGAAGACGTGCTAGCGTTTAACTCATACAAGTTTCAATCCTTATTCTACTGGATACCGCGCTGGAAGCGTCCTGAACGTGTACCGAAGCGGGGTCAAGTTTGCTGTTTCAATCCTTATTCTACTGGATACCGCGCTGGAAGAGTCATGCGAAACAACCTTCGTGCAGGAGCTGGACCGTTTCAATCCTTATTCTACTGGATACCGCGCTGGAAGACCTGGCCAAGCTGCACAGTATGCTCCAGCAATCGCGTTTCAATCCTTATTCTACTGGATACCGCGCTGGAAGTTGAGCGTGAGATCATCTTCTATCCAATAGAAGAACAGGCGTTTCAATCCTTATTCTACTGGATACCGCGCTGGAAGTTCTTGGCGGAACGTTTGCAATATACGACCATTTGAGTTTCAATCCTTATTCTACTGGATACCGCGCTGGAAGAGGGAATTGGCGCAAGGGTATTAAAATTAAATGGTCGTGTTTCAATCCTTATTCTACTGGATACCGCGCTGGAAGATGTCATCGCCTGGCAAGGCCATTTGTTTGTATTTTCGTTTCAATCCTTATTCTACTGGATACCGCGCTGGAAGAGGCGGAGCTCGTCCTCTGAGTATTGTTTGTCGTTGTGTTTCAATCCTTATTCTACTGGATACCGCGCTGGAAGATCGATTATTGCGGAGCTTGCCTGGAGGACTGCTGAGTTTCAATCCTTATTCTACTGGATACCGCGCTGGAAGTAGCCTATTATTAACTTAACAGACAAAGTATTATGTGGTTTCAATCCTTATTCTACTGGATACCGCGCTGGAAGAAAAGGCTACTGGAATAAGATACGTGAGGACTTCCCGTTTCAATCCTTATTCTACTGGATACCGCGCTGGAAGACCGGGTACACGTGCGTAAATCTTCCCGCTACCCGGTTAGTTTCAATCCTTATTCTACTGGATACCGCGCTGGAAGTTTCTGAATGGAAGAAAGCCAAATAAACCAGGCTAAAAGTTTCAATCCTTATTCTACTGGATACCGCGCTGGAAGCCTGTGCTTCAGTCAGTGTAGCCGTAGCGGCACCATGTTTCAATCCTTATTCTACTGGATACCGCGCTGGAAGCGGGTATCATTGAGGAGTTCGGCCAGGGTAGCAAAGGGCGTTTCAATCCTTATTCTACTGGATACCGCGCTGGAAGTTGACCTTAAGAGTGCTTCTACTGCTGCTTTACAATGTTTCAATCCTTATTCTACTGGATACCGCGCTGGAAGCCCTACAAAGCCGCTGGTTGTCAATGTTTTATGTTTGTTTCAATCCTTATTCTACTGGATACCGCGCTGGAAGCTTGATGATCTGTTGAGTAATCGGATAGGAGAATTTGGTTTCAATCCTTATTCTACTGGATACCGCGCTGGAAGATTCTAATCAAAACTTAAACAGATGGCAACCAAGACGTTTCAATCCTTATTCTACTGGATACCGCGCTGGAAGAGTCAGCCATTGCCGGAGCGGTAGCGACTGGTGCTGGGTTTCAATCCTTATTCTACTGGATACCGCGCTGGAAGCATTTGCTTTATAGCTCTTGCTACACCTTTTTTTGAGGTTTCAATCCTTATTCTACTGGATACCGCGCTGGAAGTAGTCAGTATTGGTACACCATCGAACCGTCTTTGACGTTTCAATCCTTATTCTACTGGATACCGCGCTGGAAGATTGAAGATATTTACAAGTGATTTTGTCACAAAAGCAAGGTTTCAATCCTTATTCTACTGGATACCGCGCTGGAAGACTTTTGAGCTTGTGCCCTCAGTGCGTTCCCAGCACGTTTCAATCCTTATTCTACTGGATACCGCGCTGGAAGTTTCCGAGTTGAAGGATGTATTCGATTCTGGGATCACGTTTCAATCCTTATTCTACTGGATACCGCGCTGGAAGAGCCAGAGCCCCAAGACAAACCGGAACGAAAGAAAAAGTTTCAATCCTTATTCTACTGGATACCGCGCTGGAAGAAGCTGACCCCCACAAGTTACCCCAATAACTAAGGTAAAGTTTCAATCCTTATTCTACTGGATACCGCGCTGGAAGCGCACGCCATTTACAGCTGCTGCGCTACCAATGCCAAGTTTCAATCCTTATTCTACTGGATACCGCGCTGGAAGCCAAACGATTCGGCACCCGTGCCGCACAACAACGATGTTTCAATCCTTATTCTACTGGATACCGCGCTGGAAGCCGCCTTTCTGTTTAAGCAGCTGAAAATCAATACAAAAGCACGAATCTGCTTTTGGTGTTATTATTGTTTTTTTCCTTAATGTCAAAGAACTTTGGTTCATTTTTATGCTCGTTTCGGAAGTTTAAGTTGTTTGTAATGAGCTGTTTATGCTTGTTTTTAAGGGAATGCGAAATAAATTCCTTCCCGGAAGCCTCTCCTTATCGGGTACATACATTACGATAGGTACAATTTACACATCTTTTACGGTATTTCGTAGCTTTAGGATAATGATTTTGGAGGATGATTTGGCTAATCGCGGTGGCCGCCTGCTGCACTTCTTCCAGGTGCTCAGGGTGAACGGGGATTTCTACCAACTTGTTTTGGCTACGGGTGTACACCAGGAAAGCCCGCTTTACGGGGCGTCCGTAATTCTGCTCAATGAGCCAGGCATAACAATAAAGCTGGGTACGGTAGGTCTCAAAAACTTTGTCTTTGTAGACCGCAAATTTGTAGTCTAGTGGCGCCATTGTACCGTCTTCCAACCACAATACTTCGTCGACCTCCCCACGCAAGGATGCATTACTGAGGTATTGGTTGAGTTGTTTATCTACTACACCAATACGCCGCCGCAGATAATCCGCATTTTCCCTGGCGCGTTTTAAGTGCACCTCTCGTCCCCGAATCACTTTGTAATACTTCTCTTCGTACTGAGGGATATCCAGAACGTACTCGAAAAAAGTATACCGAGGGCAATAGAGGTATTCGATGATTTGGGAGGGGGTAATGCTTAGCGTGTTCAAAAGAAAAGTGCTTTTATTTGATCCGTTACTAATTTTTTGTCCAGTGCCTGCCCCAGGCATACGGTCTGGCGCATGGCGGATGGCCCCATCGGAAAGATGTAGACCTTGTCGGTTTCTTCGTCAATTTCTTGCGCTATTTGCAATTCCAGCACGTCTTTTTCTTCGGCAGAGATCGTACCCAGAAATACGGAGTACTGCACCCGGTACAAACCAGCCTGTTTGCAATACTTGGCAATCCGGGTGCGGGCGCGGTCATTGACGATATCGTACATGATCCAGGTGTGCATTATTGGTCGGGGTTTATCAGTTCGTTGGCAAACTGGTGGGCTTCAAATTGAATAATGTTGCTGCGCGTTTGGTTGCGCCCCCGGTAACGGATGCGCTCTTCTTCAAAGTGTTTATTAAAGCGCTCTATCAGTAGTATTTTTCCTTCTTTGTTCAAACTCACACCATTGGCCAACTCATCTACGTGATCCTGGCGAACTTTCTTGCCGGAAAACAGTCGAAAGACGGGCTCTTCGCCAAAAATCCGGAAGGATTCGATGAAATCGTACACCATACTTTTGTGGTTGTACCCATCGCGGTGCAGAAAGCCCAGGTGAGGGTCGAGCCCTGCCAGAATCAATGCTTTTTCTACCCGACTGTAAAGAATGCCGTAGGCGTAATTGAGAAAAGCGTTGAACGGATCAACTGCCGGGCGTGAGCTACGTCCCGCAAATTGGTAATGCTTGGGCAAAACAGCACTGAGCACTTCAAAATAAAGTCTTCCTGCGCTCCCTTCCAGTCCGCGAATGGTGTCGGCTACCTCACTGATATGATCACCATTCAGGCTAATGAGCTTTTCTCTGAGAATGATAATCCGCGCCAGCCGTTCCTGGAGATAATCATCTTGCTGCGGTCGATGACTGGCCAGGCGTTTAATGAAATCGATTTGATTTTCCAGCTTGTTCCCAAGCCATTGCTGGGTATAGTGGAGGGCTTCGGTACCCAGGCTGGCACGCAGTTGTTCTTTGCGGATGAGGGTGGTACTCCCCAACTTGCTGTGCCAAACCCTGCTGTAGGGGTGTCCGCTGCCATCGAGAAAAACGATGTCAACATTGTGTTGCATGGCCAGTTGGATAGCGTCAGCGGAAAGCGCAACGCCTTTGTTGACCCAAAAGCTTTTTACTTTTTGGGCCGCAAACTGTTGTTTGACAACCTGCCCTTCTTCCTTACGGCGTACTTCGAAAAGTTGGTCGCTCACGTGCAGGTAGGTGCCGTAGGTGTTGAGATGAATCTGCATAGTTCGGGCTTTAAAGATGCATGCGTTCAATGGTACCATAGCCACGGGAAACCGACTGGCCTAGCCCCACGTGATCAGGGAGTACCGCATTGGTCACGAAGGTGCCCTGAAACATCAGCATCGTTTGATTTTTAAACCTGGCATCAACCTTTCGGTAGTCATTGAGCTGCACATTGATTTCTCCTTCTACCCAGTACCCGATGCCTTTAAAAAAAGAAAGTATGTTGTTGCGTAAAACCCGCTCCAGGAATACCGTTTGTTCTTCCTCGGGCAAAGCATGGTAGCGGGCAAAGTTTTTTTGGCTTAGCGCAAACCAGGGCGTCAGCAGCCGATAATGGTAGAGATCGGCCGTTACCTCCGGCTCGTACTTACGGCTATTGATCTGCTTGTTGTGAATGGGCAGCTCCCAATCGTCAATCAGTAGTTTTTCCAGATCAAAAAAGTGTTGCATCAAGACTGTCGCTCCTTCTCCCAAGCCCATAAGCATAGGCGTTTGCCGCAAAACCTTGTACTGTATCAGCGGATAGCGATAAATGGCACTGCCATCAGGCCGATGATTATGCCACAAGTCGGAATCCGCGCCAAACTGCTGGCTAAAGTAGCCGCGCAGCTTGTGCCCGTCGCGCTGGCTGAGGCGCAGATCGGGGAAGGTGAT is a window from the Lewinella sp. LCG006 genome containing:
- a CDS encoding CRISPR-associated endonuclease Cas6 yields the protein MHQTTITFPDLRLSQRDGHKLRGYFSQQFGADSDLWHNHRPDGSAIYRYPLIQYKVLRQTPMLMGLGEGATVLMQHFFDLEKLLIDDWELPIHNKQINSRKYEPEVTADLYHYRLLTPWFALSQKNFARYHALPEEEQTVFLERVLRNNILSFFKGIGYWVEGEINVQLNDYRKVDARFKNQTMLMFQGTFVTNAVLPDHVGLGQSVSRGYGTIERMHL
- the bcp gene encoding thioredoxin-dependent thiol peroxidase; its protein translation is MTHLKEGDKAPDFTSTLSNGESISLSDYAGKKLVLYFYPKDDTPGCTAEACSLRDSYSELRSQGYEILGVSPDPVAKHQKFINKYDLPFDLLADEDKSVMNAYGVWGPKKFMGKKYDGVHRITFVIGEDGTIAKVITKVKTKDHAAQILDEMAGV
- the cas4 gene encoding CRISPR-associated protein Cas4, yielding MNTLSITPSQIIEYLYCPRYTFFEYVLDIPQYEEKYYKVIRGREVHLKRARENADYLRRRIGVVDKQLNQYLSNASLRGEVDEVLWLEDGTMAPLDYKFAVYKDKVFETYRTQLYCYAWLIEQNYGRPVKRAFLVYTRSQNKLVEIPVHPEHLEEVQQAATAISQIILQNHYPKATKYRKRCVNCTYRNVCTR
- a CDS encoding serine hydrolase; protein product: MRNISLLLLFLFGLASVLPAQRNVLEKLIASEKHTFGDWVQDPGKYEIQVIYTQVDRNAAGEPSFTSHRYGVDPGQYFYPASTVKMPAALLALEKLNELGVVGLDKHAVMQTFAGTPPQTAALADATAVSGLPSVAQYVRKIFLVSDNDAYNRLYEFLGQGYFNEKLRAKGFTATRIIHRLSVSGYDTLGNRYTNPVQFINDQGPLYQQGEVYSSYYDDLGLTRQQRGVAYMDNEGEIIKEPFDFSYKNYVAIQDLHDMLKAVIFPQAVSERERFNLTADDYAWVYRAMAQFPRESDSPTYDHEDHYVKFWIYGDQDSTAQIPKNVRILNKVGWAYGYLTDAAYIVDMEAGVEFFLVGTIHVNDNQTYNDGVYEYQEKGLPFFGELGRAVYDYELKRKRKHTPDFSWLEEVLKEE
- the cas2 gene encoding CRISPR-associated endonuclease Cas2, whose amino-acid sequence is MHTWIMYDIVNDRARTRIAKYCKQAGLYRVQYSVFLGTISAEEKDVLELQIAQEIDEETDKVYIFPMGPSAMRQTVCLGQALDKKLVTDQIKALFF
- the cas1 gene encoding CRISPR-associated endonuclease Cas1, with the translated sequence MQIHLNTYGTYLHVSDQLFEVRRKEEGQVVKQQFAAQKVKSFWVNKGVALSADAIQLAMQHNVDIVFLDGSGHPYSRVWHSKLGSTTLIRKEQLRASLGTEALHYTQQWLGNKLENQIDFIKRLASHRPQQDDYLQERLARIIILREKLISLNGDHISEVADTIRGLEGSAGRLYFEVLSAVLPKHYQFAGRSSRPAVDPFNAFLNYAYGILYSRVEKALILAGLDPHLGFLHRDGYNHKSMVYDFIESFRIFGEEPVFRLFSGKKVRQDHVDELANGVSLNKEGKILLIERFNKHFEEERIRYRGRNQTRSNIIQFEAHQFANELINPDQ